A genomic window from Desulfatibacillum aliphaticivorans DSM 15576 includes:
- the proV gene encoding glycine betaine/L-proline ABC transporter ATP-binding protein ProV, which translates to MEKIVIENLYKVFGSPAQKAMTLLEQGMEKDAIFEKTGLTVGVNNASFSVNAGEIFVVMGLSGSGKSTLVRMLNRLIEPTAGNVLVDGENVSKMSQDELVNFRLHNMSMVFQSFALMPHLTVLQNAAFGLQLAKVEKKKREERAAEALAQVGLAGWEDSYPKQLSGGMQQRVGLARGLAVDPDILLMDEAFSALDPLIRTEMQDELLKLQEDDQRTIVFISHDLDEALRIGDRIAIMEGGRVVQVGSPEEILQNPADDYVRAFFRGVDPTNVISAGDIVRDTQPTVIKMKAGSLRAAHELLSGSERDYLYVLGPKKQFLGLVSTDSLKEAMDKKTGDSPIDQAFIQDAEPVKMDDSMQDILPLVASHTWPVPVVDENNKYKGVVSKNRFLGALHRAENAIEAE; encoded by the coding sequence ATGGAAAAAATCGTCATTGAAAATCTGTACAAAGTATTTGGCAGTCCGGCGCAAAAAGCCATGACCCTGCTGGAGCAGGGGATGGAAAAAGACGCCATCTTCGAGAAAACCGGACTGACCGTCGGCGTCAACAACGCCTCGTTCTCCGTGAACGCGGGGGAGATATTTGTGGTCATGGGGCTTTCCGGGTCCGGCAAATCAACCCTGGTTCGCATGCTGAATCGTTTGATTGAGCCTACTGCAGGGAACGTTTTGGTGGACGGCGAAAACGTAAGCAAAATGAGCCAGGACGAATTGGTGAATTTCCGGCTTCACAACATGAGCATGGTTTTCCAGTCTTTCGCCCTAATGCCTCATCTTACCGTGCTGCAAAATGCGGCCTTTGGCCTGCAGTTGGCCAAGGTGGAGAAAAAGAAACGGGAGGAGCGGGCCGCCGAGGCTTTGGCGCAGGTTGGCCTGGCCGGATGGGAGGATTCCTATCCCAAGCAGCTTTCCGGCGGCATGCAGCAGCGCGTTGGGCTGGCCCGCGGCCTGGCCGTGGATCCCGACATTCTGCTCATGGACGAGGCCTTTTCCGCTCTGGATCCCCTGATCCGTACGGAAATGCAGGACGAGCTGCTTAAACTGCAGGAAGACGACCAGCGCACCATCGTGTTCATCTCCCATGACCTGGACGAGGCCCTGCGCATTGGGGACCGCATCGCCATCATGGAAGGCGGCCGGGTGGTCCAGGTGGGCTCGCCCGAGGAGATCCTCCAAAATCCGGCGGACGATTACGTCCGGGCCTTCTTCCGCGGCGTGGACCCCACAAACGTCATCAGCGCGGGCGACATTGTCCGCGACACCCAGCCCACGGTCATCAAAATGAAAGCCGGCAGCCTGCGGGCGGCTCACGAATTGTTGAGCGGCAGCGAACGGGACTATCTGTACGTCCTGGGGCCGAAAAAACAATTTTTGGGGCTGGTTTCCACGGATTCCCTCAAGGAAGCCATGGACAAGAAAACCGGGGACTCTCCCATTGATCAAGCCTTTATCCAGGACGCCGAACCGGTAAAAATGGACGACTCCATGCAGGACATCCTGCCTTTGGTGGCCAGCCACACCTGGCCCGTGCCTGTGGTGGACGAAAACAACAAGTACAAAGGCGTGGTTTCCAAAAACCGGTTCCTGGGCGCCCTGCACAGGGCCGAGAACGCTATCGAGGCGGAATAA
- a CDS encoding ABC transporter permease: MFEDKIIPLDSWVSQAVEWLVDNYRPFFQAIKWPVETTLSGFDNGLNAIHPIIIIIAIGLAAWKFSGIKLSIFSVVTMVFIGMLGLWADAMTTLAMVLSAVIFCTLVGAPLGILAGRSDKFESWLRPFLDAMQTTPAFVYLVPIVMLFSVGNVAGVLSTIVFAMPPIIRLTSLGIRGVHPELVEAAQAFGATNWQVLIRVQIPLAMPTILAGLNQTIMMALSMVVIAALIGAGGLGSPVILGLNTLDIGQAVIGGLGIVLMAIILDRITQSMAQRKD, translated from the coding sequence ATGTTTGAAGACAAAATAATACCCCTGGATTCCTGGGTTTCCCAAGCAGTGGAGTGGCTGGTGGATAATTACCGGCCCTTTTTCCAGGCCATCAAATGGCCCGTGGAGACCACTCTGTCGGGATTTGACAATGGTCTGAACGCAATCCATCCGATCATCATCATCATCGCCATTGGATTGGCGGCCTGGAAATTTTCCGGGATCAAGCTGTCCATATTCTCGGTGGTCACCATGGTTTTCATTGGCATGCTGGGTCTTTGGGCCGACGCCATGACCACCCTGGCCATGGTGCTTTCGGCCGTCATATTCTGCACGCTTGTGGGGGCGCCTTTGGGCATCCTTGCGGGACGATCGGATAAATTCGAATCCTGGCTTAGGCCCTTTTTGGACGCCATGCAGACCACTCCGGCCTTTGTGTACCTCGTACCCATTGTCATGCTGTTTTCCGTGGGCAACGTGGCGGGCGTTCTGTCCACCATCGTGTTCGCCATGCCCCCCATCATCCGGCTGACCAGCCTGGGCATTAGGGGAGTGCATCCCGAACTGGTGGAAGCGGCCCAGGCCTTTGGCGCCACCAACTGGCAGGTGCTTATACGCGTGCAGATTCCCCTTGCCATGCCCACCATCCTGGCAGGACTCAACCAAACCATCATGATGGCTCTTTCCATGGTCGTCATTGCAGCGCTCATCGGCGCGGGCGGCCTGGGCTCCCCCGTCATCCTGGGCCTGAACACTCTGGATATCGGGCAGGCTGTGATCGGCGGCCTGGGCATTGTTCTTATGGCTATTATTCTGGATCGCATCACCCAATCCATGGCTCAAAGGAAAGACTGA